From Dendropsophus ebraccatus isolate aDenEbr1 chromosome 2, aDenEbr1.pat, whole genome shotgun sequence, a single genomic window includes:
- the LOC138784251 gene encoding solute carrier family 52, riboflavin transporter, member 3-B-like, with translation MAVIVHILSTLLGLGSWVAINGVWVELPVLVPYTPEGWELPSYLSLLIQFANVGPLAVTLTHRFCPGRLREGPVIFVIVAVGVVSCVLLAFLWQETSWVGSSQRSTALLCLIFFLSLVDCTSSVTFLPYMTHFRPDYLISYFIGEGLSGLMPALLALAQGVGVVSCAPMNTTEPNGSYTIGNLTSVYQPARFPAWGFFLFLAGMMGLCLVAFTILHKMPKEHSHQETEAQKRRMKKESSGKGVEQKPMMVKDEAIAEAKKEIGKYSTWEKVFIYLTLAWVNALTNAVLPSIQTYSCMPYGGSVYHLAATLASIANPLACGIAMYLPDRCLRTVGGLMVIGSGIGSYIMVIAVFSPCPPLLRNNTGGILIVVAWVLFVGVLSYVKVIIGVILRSEGHSALVWCGAVVQLGSMVGALTMFPLVNVYNMFQSGDPCNQRCPQ, from the exons ATGGCGGTCATCGTGCATATTCTCTCCACCTTGCTGGGCTTAGGCTCCTGGGTTGCCATTAATGGTGTGTGGGTGGAGCTGCCTGTGTTGGTGCCTTATACTCCAGAAGGCTGGGAGCTTCCCTCCTACCTTTCCCTGCTCATCCAGTTTGCTAATGTTGGGCCACTTGCCGTCACACTTACTCATAGGTTTTGTCCCGGACGTCTCCGGGAGGGACCTGTGATATTTGTTATTGTGGCAGTCGGTGTGGTGTCCTGCGTCTTGCTGGCTTTCCTCTGGCAGGAGACGAGCTGGGTGGGTTCATCACAGAGAAGTACCGCTCTGCTGTGTCTCATTTTCTTCCTATCATTGGTGGACTGCACCTCCTCAGTCACTTTTCTTCCTTATATGACTCATTTCAGGCCAGATTACCTGATCTCATACTTCATTGGAGAGGGCCTTAGTGGGCTGATGCCAGCTTTACTAGCCTTGGCCCAAGGTGTGGGGGTGGTGAGCTGCGCACCGATGAACACAACTGAACCAAACGGATCCTACACCATTGGAAACTTAACATCGGTTTACCAGCCTGCCAGGTTCCCTGCGTGGGGATTCTTCCTGTTTTTGGCAGGTATGATGGGCCTCTGTTTGGTTGCCTTCACCATCCTTCACAAGATGCCTAAAGAACACAGTCACCAGGAGACAGAAGCACAGAAGAGGAGAATGAAGAAGGAATCTTCGGGGAAGGGAGTTGAGCAGAAGCCAATGATGGTCAAGGATGAAGCTATAGCAGAGGCAAAGAAAGAAATAGGAAAGTACTCAACATGGGAGAAGGTCTTTATCTACCTCACCCTAGCCTGGGTGAATGCTCTGACCAATGCAGTGCTGCCGTCCATCCAGACGTACTCCTGTATGCCCTATGGAGGAAGCGTCTATCACCTGGCTGCTACACTAGCTTCCATCGCAAACCCATTAGCATGTGGCATTGCTATGTATCTACCCGACAG GTGTCTCCGGACTGTCGGGGGTCTGATGGTGATCGGTTCCGGCATCGGCTCATACATCATGGTTATAGCAGTGTTCAGTCCATGTCCTCCTCTCCTTCGAAATAACACTGGAGGTATCCTCATT GTGGTGGCCTGGGTGCTGTTTGTCGGGGTTCTGTCCTACGTGAAGGTGATTATCGGAGTCATCCTGCGGAGTGAAGGACACAGCGCCCTGGTGTGGTGTGGGGCAGTAGTGCAGCTAGGCTCTATGGTGGGAGCACTCACTATGTTTCCACTGGTTAATGTCTATAATATGTTTCAGTCTGGAGACCCCTGTAATCAACGGTGCCCCCAATAA